The genomic region GCTCCACAGAAGTTTTACTATATTGGTCCCATGTTCAGATATGAAAGACCTCAAAAGGGAAGATTCAGACAGTTTCATCAGATTGGAGTGGAATGTTTTGGGGTAGGCTCTTCATGGATAGATGCTGAATTAATTTATATGGTCAAAGTTTTTCTTGAAAGACTAAAGATTAAAAACTTAACTTATGAGATAAACTCTCTTGGATGCAAAAAATGCAGACCAGAGTACAGAAAAACACTTTTTAATTTCTTATCTGACAAAGTATCCCTTTTATGCAATGACTGTCAGAGAAGATTTAAAAGAAATCCTCTAAGGGTTCTGGACTGTAAGGTAGAATCCTGCAAGGAAGCTCTGAAACAGACTCCTTTAATTCTGGATTTTTTATGTGAAGACTGTAAAGAACATTTTTTAAGCTTGCAGAGAGAGCTTGATGAGATGAATATATCCTACACTGTCAATCCTAAGATTGTAAGGGGACTTGACTATTACACAAGAACGGTTTTTGAAGTTACAACCACTGCTCTTGGTGCACAAAATGCTGTTGCAGCAGGAGGAAGATATGATGACCTTGTTGAGTCCTTTGGAGGTCCACCAACTCCTGCAGCTGGATTTGCCATAGGAATTGAGAGATTGATAGAGCTTTGCTCAACGGATTTGTTAATACAGACTGATAAACCTCTTGCATATGTTGCTTACATTGGCAGTGAATCAAAAAAAGAGGCGAAGAAAGTTATCAAATTTTTAAGAGAAAACAACATATCCACAGAAACTGCATATGAGGAAGTTTCTTTAAAAAGTCAGATGAGAAAAGCTGACAGGTTAGGCGTTAACATTGTTATAATTATTGGTGAGGATGAGATTAAAAAATCAGTCTATAGATGGAAAAATATGAAGACAGGCACAGAGGGTGAATGTTCTTTTAATGAGTTAATTGAGTTAATAAGGAGGAGTAATGACCAGAACTAAGGCAGAACATTTTTTTAAGAAATTTAAAGATAAAAAAATTCTGGTAATTGGAGATATTATTCTTGACAGATATATCTTTGGAAAGGTTTCAAGAATTTCTCCTGAAGCACCTGTTCCAGTTGTTGAGGTTACAGAGGAGTCTTTCAGACTTGGAGGTGCAGCAAATGTAGCTAATAATATTATTGCTCTTGGCGGAAAAGCTTATATTTCAGGAATTATTGGGAAAGGTTCTGCTGGAAAAACTGTAAGGGATTTACTGGAAGAAAAAGGCGTTTGCATTGACTATATCTTTGAAGATTCCAGAAAAACTACAGTTAAAACAAGAATAATTGCAGGAAATCAACAAATTGTAAGATTTGATGTAGAGGATCGTAGAAGACTTGAAGGTAAAGCAAAAGAAAAATTTCTTTCCATGATAAAAAATGCCTTAAAGGATTTTGATGCTGTAATAGTATCTGATTACAAAAAAGGCGTTGTCTCTGAAGAACTATTCAGAATTCTGGTGACTCATAAAAAGAAAAATGGTAATTTTGTCGCTGTTGACCCAAAGGTGGGACACTTTAGGCTTTACAAACATGTTTCTCTTATAACTCCAAATATTGCTGAAGCCTCACATGGAGCAGAAATTGAGATCAAGGATGAGAAAACTCTTATAAAAGCTGGACATAATCTTTTAAAAAAGCTCCTCTGCGATTCTGTTTTAATAACAAGAGGGGAAGAAGGCATGAGTCTTTTTGAAAAAAAAGACTCTGAGGTTATTGTTACCCATCTTCCAACAGTTGCCAGAAAGGTATTTGATGTCACAGGTGCAGGAGACACTGTAATTGCCACTGTAACACTTGCTCATGTTGCAGGTGCTGATGTGGTTTCTGCTGCAAAGATAGCCAATGTAGCAGCAGGAATTGTGGTTGGCAAAATTGGAACTGCTACCGCTACACCTGAAGAGATACTGGAATTTCTGAAAACCCATCCCTATGCATAGAGCTCTTGCCCTCTATTCTGGAGGTCTTGATAGTCTTCTTTCAATAATCATTGTAAAGCAACAGGGCATTGATGTAATTGCCTTAAAATTCTTAACTGGTTTTACATCACCTTTAAAGGAATCTGATTTAAAATACTCCTGTCAGTTTGGCTTTGAAATAAAAGAGATTGATATAAAAGAGAAATTTATCGAAGTGTTAAAAAATCCAGAGTATGGATATGGAAAAAATCTTAATCCCTGCATAGACTGCAAAATTCTCATGCTCAGAGAAGCAAAGGAAAGACTTTCAGAATACAATGCCTCATTCGTAATTACAGGAGAAGTGCTTTCACAGAGACCCATGTCACAGAAGAGAGAATTTCTCACACTTATTGAAAATAAGGCAACATTAAAAGGATTGATTTTAAGGCCTCTTTCTGCAAAACTGCTTAATCCTACAAAGCCTGAACAAGAAGGAGTTATTAACAGGGAAATGTTATACGATATTTGTGGAAGAACGAGAAAACCTCAGCTTGATTTAGCAAAAAAATTTGGCATTGAAAAACCTCCTCAACCAGCAGGTGGATGTTTGCTTACTGATCCGGGCTTTTGCAAAAAGGTTAAAGACCTTATGGAACATAATGAACTTACTGTAAAGAATATTGAATTGCTCAAAACAGGAAGACATTTCAGGATTTCAGAAAAATGCAAGGCAATTGCTGGAAGAGATGAAAAGGAAAATCAAGTTCTATTAAGCAACTATCATGGAACATTTATCTACCCCTGTGATTTTAAAGGTCCTGTCGTATTTTTAGCTGGAGAGTGTTCAGATAAAGATATTGACATGGCAGCATCAATATGTGTGTATTATTCAAAAAGAAAAACTCTGGAGGTTATCATTAAAACTGGCAGTCAAGAGAAAAGAAAAACTTATGATGCAATTACACATGACAGAATAGTAAAATACAGACTGTGATAGATGGAGCTGTTCAATAAAATGTTATACTATTTTGTCATTCGAGCCTTTTTACTGTCATTCCGAGCCTGCCAGAGGCAGGCGAGGAATCTCCTCTTCAGTGTGAGGATAATTGAAAATTAATTAAGTTTGCAAGTTCTTGATTTTCAAGAATTTGCAGATTTTTGAACAGTCTCATAAATACTATGGAGGTTAGAGATGAGAAAGATTATTATCATCTTTTTAATATTACTTCTTTTTGGTTGCGGAGGAAAAAAGCAGGTCAAACCGCAATCTTATGAATACTCATATAGCACAGAGGCATTTAAAGTTGTAGATGAAATAAGGCAGGCTTATCAAAATAAAGATAATGCTGGAATAAGAAAAAACTGTTCAGAATCAGCTTATAGAGAGATAATTGCATCAATAAAACCCTTTGATAAAGCAGAGCTTGAATTTACCCCTGTTCTTGCTGAGTTGGAAAAAGATGGATACAGACTTTATGTTTCATGGAATGGAAAATGGAGTTATCTCGGCAAGGAAACAGAAGAACGGGGGCTTGCAATCTTTTTTATGAAAGGTAATCCTCCGCGAGTTGAAAAAATCCTGAGGGGCAATCCTTTCAGATATCCAGATTAGCCAAATCTACCAGTGATGTATTCCTCTGTAAGTTTGTTTGATGGAACGGTAAATATTTTGTCAGTTTTGTCATACTCAATGAGTTCACCGAGCATCATAAATCCTGTCCAGTCAGATATTCTTGCTGCCTGCTGCATGTTGTGAGTAACAATTATAATTGTTACTCTATCTTTTAAAGAGACAATCAATTCTTCAATCTTTCCTGTTGAGATAGGGTCAAGAGCACTTGTGGGCTCATCAAAAAGTATAATTTCAGGCTCCACTGCCAGTGCTCTTGCAATGCAGAGGCGTTGCTGTTGTCCTCCACTCAGTCCAAAGGCATTTGTATTCAGTTTATCCTTCACTTCATCCCATAGCGCAGCATCTTTCAAAGCTTTTTCAACCCTTTGTTTTAATTCTGATTTATTTTTTATTCCTTTAAGTTTTAAACCATAGGCAATGTTGTCAAATATTGTCATTGGAAAAGGAGTGGGTTTCTGAAATACCATACCGATTTTGCTTCTCAATTCAATCAGGTCTGTATCTTTTGAAAGTATATTCTTTCCCTGAAAGATTATTTCTCCCTCATATCTGTTTCCAGCATAAAGATCGTGCATTCTATTAAAACATCTCAGCAAGGTGGTTTTTCCACATCCACTTGGACCAATAAGTGCTGTAACCCTGTTTTTATACACCGTCATGTTTATATTTTTAAGAATGTGAATGCCTCCTGTGTAGTAAAAATTAAGATTTCTTACCTCAATTTCAGGATTCAATCTTTATACCTCCTTTTTATAAGAATCCTTCCAGCGATTGTTGCAAAAAGGATAAATACAGTTATCATTAAAGAAGCACCCCATGCCTGTGTATGCCAGTCTTCATAGGGTCCCATAGCATACTGAAATATGGTTACAGTAAGGGATGCTATTGGCTCATTCATGTTTGTGGAGAAAAAGGCATTGTTGAACGATGTGAATAACAGTGGTGCTGCTTCTCCTGTAACTCTTGCAATGGCAAGAATAATTCCGGTTAAAATTCCAGTTGCTGCACCACGGTAAACAACCTGAATAATTACTTTGTAGTAGGGTGCTCCAAGAGCAAAGGCTGCTTCTCTTAATGTCCAAGGGATGAGAGAAAGCATATTCTCCGTTGTTCTTAAAACCGTGGGAATCATAATGATACCAAGAGATACACCGCCTGCCCATCCGCTAAAATGTCCAAGAGGCTTAACAAAACTTGCATAGACAAAGGCACCTACAATTATTGCAGGTACACTCACCATAATGTCTGCAAGAGTGCTTATTACTTTTGAAATCTTATACTTTCTTCCATATTCAGCAAGAAATGTTCCTCCAAGAACTCCAATTGGAACGCCGATTAATGTGGCACATATAGTAATCATAAAGTGCCCAACAAAGGCATTTCTCAATCCTCCACCTTCTTGTCCTGGTGGTGCAGGATCATTTAAAAAAAGAGAAGGAGTTATTGCAGAAATACCATGCCTCAAAACATCAATAATTATAAAAAATAACCAGAAAATACCCCATAAAGCAGTAAGAAAACATGCAAACAGTGCTAAACTGCTTATTATTTTTCTTCTTTTTCTATTCATCTTTTTTCAGCTTTTACAAGAAAAAGTTTAGCCATTGCAAGAATTGCAAAACTCATAATAAATAAAAGAAAAGCAAGGTAGTAAAGAGAGCTTAGATAAATGTCTTTATCAGCTTCTGTAAACTCATTGGCAAGCTTTACTGTCACAGTGGCAGCAGCTTCAAAAAGTGACTTTGGAATCTGATTTAGATTTCCAAGAACAAAGGCAACTGCCATTGTCTCTCCCAGGGCTCTTCCAAGAGAAAGCCCTACTCCACCGAGAACTCCTAATTTTGAATAGGGCATTACAACATCTTTTACAACTTCCCACTTTGTAGCTCCCATGGCATAGGCAGACTCCTTAAGCACCGCTGGTGTAAGATTGAAGGAGTCCCTTGCA from Thermodesulfovibrio sp. 3907-1M harbors:
- the hisS gene encoding histidine--tRNA ligase, yielding MQDIIEQVHLWSHIEENAREIFKLYNFKEIRTPVVESAEVFLRSIGEDTDIVEKEMYIFKDKKGRTVALRPEGTASVVRAYIQHSLFLSPAPQKFYYIGPMFRYERPQKGRFRQFHQIGVECFGVGSSWIDAELIYMVKVFLERLKIKNLTYEINSLGCKKCRPEYRKTLFNFLSDKVSLLCNDCQRRFKRNPLRVLDCKVESCKEALKQTPLILDFLCEDCKEHFLSLQRELDEMNISYTVNPKIVRGLDYYTRTVFEVTTTALGAQNAVAAGGRYDDLVESFGGPPTPAAGFAIGIERLIELCSTDLLIQTDKPLAYVAYIGSESKKEAKKVIKFLRENNISTETAYEEVSLKSQMRKADRLGVNIVIIIGEDEIKKSVYRWKNMKTGTEGECSFNELIELIRRSNDQN
- the rfaE1 gene encoding D-glycero-beta-D-manno-heptose-7-phosphate kinase; this encodes MTRTKAEHFFKKFKDKKILVIGDIILDRYIFGKVSRISPEAPVPVVEVTEESFRLGGAANVANNIIALGGKAYISGIIGKGSAGKTVRDLLEEKGVCIDYIFEDSRKTTVKTRIIAGNQQIVRFDVEDRRRLEGKAKEKFLSMIKNALKDFDAVIVSDYKKGVVSEELFRILVTHKKKNGNFVAVDPKVGHFRLYKHVSLITPNIAEASHGAEIEIKDEKTLIKAGHNLLKKLLCDSVLITRGEEGMSLFEKKDSEVIVTHLPTVARKVFDVTGAGDTVIATVTLAHVAGADVVSAAKIANVAAGIVVGKIGTATATPEEILEFLKTHPYA
- a CDS encoding tRNA 4-thiouridine(8) synthase ThiI, which produces MHRALALYSGGLDSLLSIIIVKQQGIDVIALKFLTGFTSPLKESDLKYSCQFGFEIKEIDIKEKFIEVLKNPEYGYGKNLNPCIDCKILMLREAKERLSEYNASFVITGEVLSQRPMSQKREFLTLIENKATLKGLILRPLSAKLLNPTKPEQEGVINREMLYDICGRTRKPQLDLAKKFGIEKPPQPAGGCLLTDPGFCKKVKDLMEHNELTVKNIELLKTGRHFRISEKCKAIAGRDEKENQVLLSNYHGTFIYPCDFKGPVVFLAGECSDKDIDMAASICVYYSKRKTLEVIIKTGSQEKRKTYDAITHDRIVKYRL
- the pstB gene encoding phosphate ABC transporter ATP-binding protein PstB, with product MNPEIEVRNLNFYYTGGIHILKNINMTVYKNRVTALIGPSGCGKTTLLRCFNRMHDLYAGNRYEGEIIFQGKNILSKDTDLIELRSKIGMVFQKPTPFPMTIFDNIAYGLKLKGIKNKSELKQRVEKALKDAALWDEVKDKLNTNAFGLSGGQQQRLCIARALAVEPEIILFDEPTSALDPISTGKIEELIVSLKDRVTIIIVTHNMQQAARISDWTGFMMLGELIEYDKTDKIFTVPSNKLTEEYITGRFG
- the pstA gene encoding phosphate ABC transporter permease PstA; this translates as MNRKRRKIISSLALFACFLTALWGIFWLFFIIIDVLRHGISAITPSLFLNDPAPPGQEGGGLRNAFVGHFMITICATLIGVPIGVLGGTFLAEYGRKYKISKVISTLADIMVSVPAIIVGAFVYASFVKPLGHFSGWAGGVSLGIIMIPTVLRTTENMLSLIPWTLREAAFALGAPYYKVIIQVVYRGAATGILTGIILAIARVTGEAAPLLFTSFNNAFFSTNMNEPIASLTVTIFQYAMGPYEDWHTQAWGASLMITVFILFATIAGRILIKRRYKD